From a region of the Oncorhynchus keta strain PuntledgeMale-10-30-2019 chromosome 13, Oket_V2, whole genome shotgun sequence genome:
- the si:ch73-40a2.1 gene encoding tyrosine-protein kinase receptor TYRO3, with product MSAVRWNVVLWLCIYCGCTFAQTTSREVELFNSVKQASLKWTSYPDPKAWSEKLLKMGSETQVPVYQACAFNNKPSSRSLLTNWIARKDALYLLLDLQFAQEEESSSNQLSPLQVHLLESDSPLTKFSESQNPLNLKTSQTFSTTTEVHRIKEYLKNSLELVLNTEPLSHDGFHLGFTYSGPCIFLSSVRLYYRRCPRLVSHLVGFEGASAGAGPLTGSCVEGAVGVEGQVEPPQRECQVNGAWGPLQGGCTCAPGHQEKVDSCEACGVGYYKAANESGGCRSCPPNRKTDREGAEGCDCRQGYFSLPGDPYVMGCTRPPSAPVNVTVQHLNDSILTLLWDPPIDLGGRQEVMYDVECSEREGGTAGQWAVCGEAVIFLPASAGLTVTAVNLTWVSPWSDYRLSVQARNNVSFHQGAAASSTASIIIHRRKSLVINTPGSIPLDPHHSHVEGPSPWVIIGALLGVLLLLILVPAAVYSLRRKYTKLSQDQEVELLPSHSGVSYGRNEGPHAAPQEVNMVLVPVVVQLPESVGDKLLTSLRDVLVDRNQLTLGKELGAGEFGSVYEGIFTPEEGIDIKVAVKTMRVGLDRQEDLESFLKEAEIMQHFDHNNVVKLLGVTLEQDSPLPVPLVILPFMKHGDLRRFLIATRYGDIPMFVPHQSLLRFMVDIAAGMEYLSSHGFLHRDLAARNCMLGDDLRVCVADFGLSKKTYSNNYYRQTVTIRMPVKWMAIESLSESIFTSKSDVWSFAVTMWEIVSRGRTPYPGVHNHELLELLNAGHRLKLPECDEKLYEVMLSCWHREPGHRPDFRELGETLKGLLFELPPLEASQEAHYINQGLEAATYSPWVADGNDNPGFEEGAVGNVYLPTPVGAGANAKPPPKKDEEGYLLCTKTESAV from the exons ATGTCGGCCGTCAGGTGGAATGTTGTACTTTGGTTATGTATATACTGTGGCTGCACCTTTGCGCAAACAACCTCGCGAGAAG TGGAGCTCTTCAACTCAGTCAAACAGGCCAGTCTGAAATGGACATCTTATCCAGACCCCAAAGCA tggagTGAGAAATTACTGAAGATGGGTTCAGAGACCCAAGTCCCAGTCTATCAAGCCTGCGCTTTCAACAACAAACCCAGTTCAAGATCACTACTGACTAATTGGATTGCACGGAAGGATGCCCTGTACCTGCTATTGGACCTACAATTCGCCCAGGAAGAGGAGTCATCATCTAATCAGCTGAGTCCACTCCAGGTCCACCTTCTGGAATCAGACTCTCCACTCACCAAATTTAGTGAATCCCAGAATCCCCTCAATCTAAAAACCTCTCAGACTTTCAGCACCACAACAGAGGTGCATCGGATCAAGGAGTACCTTAAAAACAGCCTGGAATTAGTGTTAAACACTGAGCCTCTCTCACACGACGGCTTCCATCTTGGATTCACCTACTCAGGGCCCTGCATCTTCCTATCCTCTGTCAGGCTGTACTACAGGAGATGTCCTCGTTTGGTCAGCCACCTCGTTGGGTTTGAGGGAGCGTCTGCAGGAGCGGGGCCATTGACAGGGTCCTGTGTTGAAGGCGCCGTGGGGGTAGAGGGGCAAGTGGAGCCCCCTCAGAGGGAGTGCCAGGTGAATGGGGCGTGGGGTCCACTGCAAGGGGGGTGCACCTGCGCCCCGGGTCACCAAGAAAAGGTGGACTCTTGTGAAG CCTGTGGAGTTGGATACTACAAGGCAGCCAATGAGAGTGGGGGTTGTCGCTCGTGTCCACCCAACAGGAAGACGGACAGGGAGGGTGCAGAAGGGTGTGACTGTCGTCAGGGGTACTTCAGCCTCCCTGGTGACCCGTATGTCATGGGGTGCACAC GACCACCCTCTGCTCCTGTAAATGTAACAGTCCAGCACCTCAATGACTCAATACTGACTCTGCTTTGGGACCCTCCCATTGACCTGGGGGGGAGGCAGGAAGTGATGTATGACGTGGAatgctcagagagagagggagggactgcTGGTCAGTGGGCAGTGTGTGGGGAGGCGGTCATCTTTCTCCCTGCCTCAGCGGGACTGACCGTCACTGCAGTCAACCTCACATGGGTCAGCCCATGGTCGGACTACCGGCTGTCGGTCCAGGCAAGAAATAATGTGTCATTCCACCAGGGGGCAGCAGCGTCATCAACAGCATCCATAATCATTCATAGAC GGAAATCTCTAGTGATAAACACCCCTGGTTCCATCCCCCTGGATCCCCACCACTCCCATGTGGAGGGTCCCTCTCCCTGGGTGATCATAGGAGCTCTACTGGGAGTCCTACTGCTGTTGATTCTGGTCCCTGCTGCTGTTTATTCTCTGCGACGCAAATACACCAAGCTCAG tCAAGACCAGGAGGTGGAGCTGCTGCCTTCTCACTCAGGTGTGAGCTATGGTCGTAATGAGGGCCCACACGCTGCCCCTCAGGAAGTCAACA TGGTGTTGGTACCTGTTGTGGTTCAGTTGCCGGAGAGTGTTGGTGACAAACTACTTACCAGTCTGAGGGATGTCCTGGTGGACAGGAACCAGCTGACCCTGGGAAAGGAGCTGGGAGCTG GAGAGTTTGGCTCTGTCTACGAGGGGATCTTTACTCCAGAGGAAGGGATAGACATCAAAGTAGCTGTCAAGACGATGAGAG TTGGACTCGACAGGCAGGAGGACTTAGAGTCGTTTCTGAAGGAAGCAGAGATCATGCAGCACTTTGACCATAACAACGTTGTCAAACTTCTTG GGGTCACCTTGGAGCAGGATTCTCCTTTGCCAGTCCCTCTGGTGATACTACCCTTCATGAAGCATGGAGACCTGCGCCGGTTCCTCATCGCTACGCGCTACGGGGATATTCccatg TTTGTGCCTCACCAGAGTCTTCTGCGCTTCATGGTTGACATTGCAGCAGGGATGGAGTATCTGAGTTCACATGGCTTTTTGCACAGGGACCTGGCTGCACGCAACTGCAT GTTGGGGGATGACTTGCGCGTgtgtgtggctgactttggcctCTCCAAGAAGACATACAGCAACAactactacagacagacagtgactaTCCGAATGCCGGTCAAGTGGATGGCCATAGAGAGCCTTTCAGAGTCCATCTTTACTAGCAAGAGTGACGTG TGGTCATTTGCGGTCACCATGTGGGAGATAGTGTCCAGGGGAAGGACACCGTATCCTGGGGTCCACAACCATGAGCTCCTGGAGCTGCTGAACGCTGGACACAGACTCAAGCTTCCTGAGTGTGATGAAAAACT TTATGAGGTGATGCTGAGTTGTTGGCACAGGGAGCCAGGACACAGGCCTGATTTCAGGGAGCTGGGGGAGACGCTCAAAGGCCTTCTGTTTGAGCTACCCCCGCTGGAGGCCAGCCAGGAGGCTCACTACATCAACCAGGGCCTGGAGGCTGCCACTTACAGTCCGTGGGTTGCCGATGGAAATGACAACCCCGGTTTCGAGGAGGGCGCAGTGGGGAACGTGTACCTGCCCACCCCTGTGGGGGCTGGGGCTAATGCTAAACCTCCACCCAAGAAAGATGAGGAAGGATATCTGTTGTGTACGAAAACTGAGTCTGCTGTGTAG